One window of the Bacillota bacterium genome contains the following:
- the hemL gene encoding glutamate-1-semialdehyde 2,1-aminomutase: protein MTRKHRRSAEMFARAQTYMPGGVNSPVRAFKAVGGDPVFFQRGEGAVLCDVDGNRYIDYVASWGPLILGHAHPEVIRAVKECAEFGTSFGAPNELEIELARLLVEALPSVELVRLVNSGTEAAMSALRLARAHTKREKIVKFEGCYHGHADALLVKAGSGALTLGVPTSPGVPEDTARNTIVAAFNDLEGLQALFAQRGEEIAAVIVEPVPANMGLVPPRPGFLKGLRDLTAAYGALLIFDEVITGFRLTYGGAQNLYSVQPDLTCLGKIIGGGLPVGAYGGGRDIMEQVAPSGPVYQAGTLSGNPLAMAAGIATIKVLAEPGVYEALELKAMRLARGLEEAAALTGAEVHITRTGSMLCVFFQPGPVTDFAGALRSDTARYSRYFQALLERGVYIAPAQFEASFLSTAHTDKHLDRTLEACEEAFRFAFSG, encoded by the coding sequence ATGACGCGGAAGCACCGCCGGTCGGCCGAGATGTTCGCCCGGGCCCAGACCTACATGCCGGGCGGCGTGAACAGCCCCGTCCGCGCCTTCAAGGCGGTGGGGGGCGACCCGGTGTTCTTTCAGCGGGGCGAAGGAGCGGTCCTGTGCGATGTGGACGGCAACCGGTACATCGACTACGTAGCCTCGTGGGGCCCCCTGATATTGGGGCACGCCCACCCGGAAGTGATCCGGGCCGTAAAGGAGTGCGCCGAGTTCGGGACCAGTTTTGGGGCGCCGAACGAACTCGAGATCGAGTTGGCGCGGCTCCTCGTGGAGGCCCTGCCTTCCGTGGAGCTGGTTCGGCTGGTCAATTCCGGCACCGAGGCCGCCATGAGCGCGCTACGGCTGGCACGGGCCCACACCAAGCGTGAAAAGATCGTGAAATTCGAAGGTTGTTACCACGGACACGCCGACGCGCTCTTGGTCAAGGCCGGATCCGGGGCGCTCACCCTGGGGGTGCCGACCAGCCCCGGAGTGCCGGAGGACACGGCCCGCAACACCATTGTGGCCGCTTTCAACGACCTGGAAGGCCTGCAGGCGCTTTTCGCCCAGCGCGGGGAGGAGATCGCGGCGGTGATCGTCGAGCCGGTGCCCGCGAACATGGGCCTGGTCCCGCCCCGCCCCGGCTTCCTGAAGGGCTTGCGGGACCTGACCGCGGCGTACGGCGCCCTGCTCATCTTCGACGAGGTGATCACCGGATTCCGGCTGACTTACGGTGGGGCCCAGAATCTTTACAGCGTCCAACCCGACCTCACCTGCCTCGGGAAGATCATCGGGGGCGGGTTGCCGGTCGGGGCCTACGGGGGGGGGCGCGACATCATGGAACAGGTGGCTCCGTCCGGGCCGGTCTACCAGGCCGGAACCCTGTCCGGAAATCCGCTGGCCATGGCCGCCGGGATCGCGACCATCAAGGTGCTGGCCGAGCCGGGCGTTTACGAGGCTCTGGAGTTGAAGGCCATGCGGCTGGCGCGGGGACTAGAAGAGGCCGCCGCCCTGACCGGGGCCGAAGTGCACATCACCCGGACCGGCTCAATGCTGTGCGTATTCTTTCAGCCCGGCCCGGTGACCGACTTTGCGGGCGCGCTGCGTTCGGACACCGCCCGGTACAGCCGCTACTTCCAGGCGCTTCTGGAGCGCGGGGTGTACATCGCCCCGGCCCAATTCGAGGCGTCGTTCCTGTCGACGGCACACACCGACAAACACCTTGACCGCACCCTGGAGGCCTGCGAGGAAGCTTTTCGGTTTGCTTTTTCCGGGTAG
- a CDS encoding Lrp/AsnC family transcriptional regulator, which produces MLSDYEKQAVLELQGDLPVESRPFAGMARRLGVMEEALLETAADFLKRGLMRRFGAALRHQHVGYGGNALVAWVVPPADIERAGPAVAAYPEVTHCYQRTPAPGWPYNLYAMVHRPTEAECGELVRQISAAAGLGEYVVLFSKAELKRSSMQYFR; this is translated from the coding sequence ATGCTGAGTGACTACGAAAAGCAGGCCGTTCTTGAGCTTCAGGGGGACCTGCCGGTCGAGAGCCGTCCTTTCGCCGGGATGGCCCGGCGCCTCGGGGTGATGGAAGAGGCGCTCCTGGAAACGGCTGCGGATTTTCTCAAGCGGGGCCTGATGCGCCGCTTTGGGGCCGCCCTGCGGCACCAGCATGTCGGTTACGGCGGCAACGCCCTGGTGGCCTGGGTGGTGCCGCCCGCGGATATCGAGCGGGCCGGCCCGGCCGTCGCCGCCTACCCCGAAGTGACCCACTGCTACCAGCGAACCCCCGCGCCCGGCTGGCCGTACAACCTTTACGCCATGGTGCACCGCCCCACCGAGGCCGAGTGCGGCGAACTGGTGCGGCAGATCAGTGCCGCCGCCGGCCTCGGCGAATATGTCGTGCTTTTCAGCAAGGCCGAACTGAAACGGAGCAGCATGCAGTATTTCCGGTAG
- a CDS encoding AsnC family transcriptional regulator — protein MKLDDTDRRLLELIQQQIPLSTRPYLEIAAALGVDEAEVLNRLARLREAKIIRRMGGFFDSRKLGYTGTLCAVRVPAERIDAVAAVVNSYPEVSHNYLRDHEYNMWFTVLAPSTEAVRRIIEEIKTRAGIGHVLSLPAERVFKIKVRFKVPEVKDAE, from the coding sequence ATGAAGCTTGACGATACCGACCGGCGGCTCCTGGAACTGATCCAGCAACAGATCCCGCTCTCCACCCGGCCGTATCTGGAGATCGCGGCCGCGCTCGGTGTGGACGAAGCCGAGGTCCTCAACCGCTTGGCGCGGCTCCGGGAAGCCAAGATCATCCGGCGGATGGGCGGGTTCTTCGACTCGCGCAAACTCGGCTACACCGGCACGCTCTGCGCGGTGCGGGTCCCCGCCGAACGGATCGACGCGGTGGCCGCGGTGGTCAACTCCTACCCTGAAGTCAGCCACAACTACCTCCGCGACCACGAGTACAACATGTGGTTCACGGTGCTGGCCCCGTCCACCGAGGCGGTCCGGCGAATAATCGAAGAAATTAAAACGCGGGCCGGGATCGGCCACGTCTTGAGCCTGCCGGCCGAACGCGTGTTCAAGATCAAAGTACGGTTCAAGGTGCCCGAGGTGAAAGATGCTGAGTGA
- the nirJ2 gene encoding putative heme d1 biosynthesis radical SAM protein NirJ2, whose amino-acid sequence MLVSWNTTNMCNLACAHCYRDAGQKAEDELNTAEGKALIDEIAAAGFKIMIFSGGEPLIRPDIYDLIAYAASRGLRPVLGSNGTLITPEVAGRLVHAGARAIGISLDSVDPGAHDGFRAERGSWQAAVEGMKNCRAAGLPFQVHTTVMDWNEEEVEGLTDLVVELGGMAHHVFFLVPTGRALAIEHTTLRAQQYERLLRRLLKKQQTAGLEVKPTCAPQFIRVADQLGVKTRFTRGCLAGIAYGLINPVGDLQACAYLDKAVGNVREASFGKMWREAELFRVLRSRRYSGKCGTCEYSDTCGGCRARAEFYHGDYMAEEPWCLYRGGRVAAHEA is encoded by the coding sequence ATGCTGGTCTCCTGGAACACCACCAATATGTGCAACCTGGCCTGCGCTCACTGCTATCGCGATGCGGGCCAAAAGGCCGAGGACGAATTGAACACGGCCGAGGGCAAGGCGCTCATCGACGAAATCGCCGCGGCCGGCTTCAAGATCATGATTTTCTCCGGCGGCGAGCCGCTGATACGGCCCGACATCTACGACCTCATCGCCTACGCCGCGTCCCGCGGGCTGCGTCCGGTGCTGGGTTCCAACGGCACCCTGATCACCCCGGAGGTTGCCGGCCGGCTGGTCCATGCCGGGGCGCGGGCGATCGGGATCAGCCTGGACAGCGTGGACCCGGGCGCCCACGACGGCTTCCGGGCCGAGCGCGGTTCCTGGCAGGCGGCGGTGGAAGGGATGAAAAACTGCCGCGCGGCCGGTCTGCCCTTCCAGGTGCACACCACGGTGATGGACTGGAACGAGGAAGAAGTCGAGGGGCTGACCGACCTGGTCGTGGAGTTGGGCGGCATGGCCCACCACGTGTTCTTCCTGGTGCCGACCGGCCGGGCTCTGGCCATCGAGCACACCACCTTGCGCGCTCAGCAGTACGAGCGTTTGTTGCGCCGGCTCCTCAAGAAGCAGCAAACGGCCGGCCTGGAAGTGAAGCCGACCTGCGCCCCGCAGTTCATCCGGGTGGCCGACCAGCTCGGGGTGAAAACGCGGTTCACGCGCGGCTGCCTGGCCGGCATCGCCTACGGCCTGATCAACCCCGTCGGCGACCTGCAGGCGTGCGCCTACTTGGACAAGGCCGTCGGCAACGTGCGCGAGGCCTCGTTCGGAAAGATGTGGCGGGAAGCCGAACTGTTCCGGGTCCTGCGTTCCCGGCGCTACTCCGGGAAGTGCGGGACCTGCGAGTACAGCGACACCTGCGGCGGCTGCCGGGCGCGGGCCGAGTTCTACCACGGAGACTACATGGCTGAGGAACCCTGGTGCCTCTATCGCGGGGGGCGGGTGGCGGCGCATGAAGCTTGA
- the hemB gene encoding porphobilinogen synthase: MGVRTRMRRLRRGSVIRRLVRETKLEVDDLILPVFITEGRGVIEPVPSMPGVYRHSVDTLTVLLQEVTALGIPGIIVFGVPAAKDARASGAYTADGVVQRGVAAIKERYPDLLVITDVCLCAYTDHGHCGLVENGVVLNDPSVELLAKTALSHARAGADIVAPSDMMDGRVGVIRTLLDAEGFAEVPVMSYAAKYASAFYGPFRDAAGSAPQFGDRRTYQMDPANALEALREVALDLEEGADIVMVKPALAYLDVIRRVKDAFEVPVAAYNVSGEYALVKAAAQKGWIDERALVLEMLTGMKRAGADIILTYFAIDVARRLKNED, translated from the coding sequence ATGGGGGTGAGGACGAGAATGCGGAGGCTGCGCCGGGGGTCGGTTATCCGGCGGCTGGTCCGGGAGACCAAGCTCGAGGTGGACGACCTGATCCTGCCGGTGTTCATCACGGAAGGCCGGGGGGTGATTGAGCCGGTGCCGTCCATGCCCGGAGTGTACCGCCACTCGGTGGACACCTTGACCGTCCTGCTGCAGGAGGTCACGGCCCTCGGGATTCCGGGGATCATCGTGTTCGGGGTGCCGGCGGCCAAGGACGCGAGAGCCTCCGGGGCCTACACCGCCGACGGGGTGGTCCAGCGCGGCGTGGCGGCGATCAAGGAGCGTTACCCGGACCTCCTGGTGATCACCGACGTGTGCTTGTGCGCCTACACCGACCACGGCCACTGCGGGCTGGTGGAAAACGGAGTGGTCCTGAACGACCCCTCGGTGGAACTCCTGGCCAAAACCGCCCTGTCCCACGCGCGGGCCGGTGCCGACATCGTCGCCCCGTCGGACATGATGGACGGCCGGGTGGGGGTCATCCGCACGCTCCTGGACGCCGAAGGTTTTGCAGAGGTGCCGGTAATGTCCTACGCCGCCAAGTACGCGTCCGCCTTCTACGGCCCGTTCCGGGACGCCGCCGGGTCGGCGCCGCAGTTCGGCGACCGCCGGACCTATCAGATGGACCCGGCCAACGCGCTCGAGGCGCTGCGCGAGGTGGCCCTGGACCTGGAGGAAGGCGCCGACATCGTGATGGTCAAGCCGGCGCTGGCTTACCTGGACGTCATCCGGCGCGTAAAGGACGCGTTCGAGGTGCCGGTGGCGGCCTACAACGTGAGCGGCGAATACGCTCTGGTGAAGGCCGCGGCCCAGAAGGGCTGGATCGACGAGCGGGCGCTGGTCCTGGAGATGCTGACCGGAATGAAGCGCGCGGGCGCCGACATCATCTTGACCTATTTCGCCATAGACGTCGCCCGCCGGCTAAAAAATGAGGACTGA
- a CDS encoding radical SAM protein: MLSISKMVSGKSESGDHLRYRCRPTDAGAPAGGGGTQVSGGTCASRNTHADQGAHGCRSTHVGGGACAGRGTHVSRGTHASGSGAMGPVVVWNSTRACNLKCIHCYASATAARDPGELTTAEARRLIDDLAEFRVPVLLFSGGEPLLRPDFYELAAYARERGLRPVVSTNGTFITRETAWQLKETGVGYVGVSIDGIRETNDAIRGYTGAFEAALEGIRHCVAVGQRVGLRFTITRDNYREIDTIFDLVEAEEVNRVCFYHLVYSGRGSRLVEQDLPPEEKRAVLDRIYDRTADLFERGLEKEILTVDNHADAPYIYLRLQREQPERAAQVWEWLRMSGGNRSGIAIGAVDWYGNVHPDQFTMNHDLGNVRERKFGEIWTDTGHPIMAGLKNRRPLLQGRCAACRWLEICNGNFRPRAEAVSGDFWAADPACYLTEAEIQPEKGARPLFHREDRKAALPRV, encoded by the coding sequence TTGCTTAGCATCTCCAAGATGGTGTCCGGGAAAAGCGAGTCGGGGGACCACCTGCGCTACCGGTGCCGACCCACTGATGCGGGTGCCCCGGCCGGCGGCGGGGGCACGCAGGTCAGTGGGGGTACATGCGCCAGTCGGAACACCCACGCAGATCAGGGTGCCCATGGCTGTAGGAGCACTCACGTCGGTGGGGGTGCCTGCGCCGGTCGGGGCACCCACGTTAGTCGGGGCACCCACGCCAGTGGGTCGGGCGCAATGGGCCCGGTGGTGGTCTGGAACTCGACCCGGGCCTGCAACTTGAAGTGTATACACTGTTACGCCAGCGCCACCGCCGCCCGGGATCCCGGCGAGCTGACCACGGCGGAAGCGCGTCGGCTGATCGACGACCTGGCCGAGTTTCGCGTGCCCGTGCTGCTCTTCTCCGGAGGCGAGCCGCTTTTGCGGCCCGACTTCTACGAACTGGCGGCCTACGCCCGGGAGCGGGGCCTGCGGCCCGTGGTCTCCACCAACGGCACCTTCATCACCCGGGAGACGGCCTGGCAACTCAAAGAGACCGGGGTTGGCTACGTGGGGGTGAGCATCGACGGTATCCGAGAGACCAACGACGCGATCCGCGGGTACACCGGCGCCTTCGAGGCCGCGCTGGAGGGCATCCGCCACTGCGTGGCCGTCGGGCAGCGGGTGGGTTTGCGGTTCACGATCACGCGCGACAACTACCGGGAGATCGACACCATCTTCGACTTGGTGGAGGCCGAAGAAGTGAACCGAGTCTGCTTCTACCACCTGGTGTATTCCGGCCGGGGGAGCCGGCTGGTGGAACAGGACCTGCCGCCGGAAGAGAAGCGGGCGGTCCTGGACCGGATTTACGACCGGACGGCAGACCTTTTCGAGCGGGGGCTGGAGAAGGAAATCCTGACCGTCGACAACCACGCCGACGCCCCCTACATCTACCTGAGGCTACAACGCGAGCAGCCCGAGCGGGCCGCCCAGGTCTGGGAATGGCTGAGGATGTCCGGCGGCAACCGGAGCGGCATCGCCATCGGGGCCGTGGACTGGTACGGGAACGTGCATCCGGATCAGTTCACCATGAACCATGACCTCGGCAACGTGCGGGAGCGCAAGTTCGGGGAGATCTGGACCGATACCGGACACCCGATTATGGCGGGGCTCAAAAACCGCCGGCCGCTCTTGCAGGGGCGGTGTGCGGCCTGCCGCTGGCTGGAAATCTGCAACGGCAACTTTCGGCCGCGGGCCGAGGCGGTGAGCGGCGACTTCTGGGCGGCCGACCCGGCCTGCTACCTGACCGAAGCCGAAATCCAACCCGAGAAAGGGGCCAGGCCCCTTTTTCACAGAGAAGATAGAAAAGCGGCTTTGCCGCGCGTGTAA
- the cobA gene encoding uroporphyrinogen-III C-methyltransferase yields MEFKDVTAHGLVYLVGAGPGDAGLLTLKGLACIREADVVVYDRLVNPRILVHARPEAELVFAGKSPEGHTLTQDEINGLLAARAGAGLTVTRLKGGDPFVFGRGGEEAEYLAELGIPFEVVPGVTSAVAAPAYAGIPLTHRDFTASVAVITGNEDPAKDETAIAWDKLSTGAGTIVFLMGMANLPDIVARLVRHGRDASTPVAVIRWGTLPEQETVEGTLDDIVERVRVAGLKNPAVIVVGEVCRMRPHLRWFEQKPLFGRRILVTRSREQASALSERITRLGGEALEFPTIAIRPPDDYGPLDRAVGEIGSYQWIVFTSVNGVDYFFNRFRELERDIRELGPARLCAIGPRTREALVGRGFQVAYIPEEYRAERIADGLRALLRPGERVLMPRADIAPPELAEALTRAGAAVSDVTAYRTAAVDGNAGPVRRLLAEGRVHAVTFTSSSTVRNFVGALGAEDVPGLLSGAAVICIGPVTAQTAREFGLEVAAVAREYTIDGLVRAVRDYFGGSEGIA; encoded by the coding sequence GTGGAGTTCAAGGACGTGACGGCTCACGGTTTGGTGTACCTGGTCGGGGCCGGTCCGGGTGACGCCGGCCTGTTGACGTTGAAGGGCTTGGCCTGCATCCGGGAAGCGGACGTGGTGGTGTACGACCGCCTGGTCAACCCGCGGATTTTGGTGCACGCCCGGCCGGAAGCCGAACTGGTCTTTGCCGGGAAATCCCCGGAAGGGCACACCCTGACCCAAGACGAGATCAACGGCTTGTTGGCTGCCAGGGCCGGGGCCGGGCTGACGGTGACCCGGCTTAAAGGGGGCGACCCCTTTGTCTTCGGCCGCGGCGGCGAGGAAGCCGAATACCTGGCGGAGCTGGGCATTCCGTTCGAAGTGGTGCCCGGGGTGACCTCGGCGGTGGCGGCGCCCGCGTACGCGGGCATCCCGCTGACCCACCGGGACTTCACGGCCTCGGTGGCCGTGATCACCGGGAATGAAGACCCCGCCAAGGACGAGACCGCCATCGCCTGGGACAAACTCAGCACCGGGGCCGGCACCATCGTGTTCCTGATGGGCATGGCCAACTTGCCCGACATTGTGGCGCGGCTGGTGCGGCACGGCCGGGACGCTTCCACGCCGGTGGCCGTCATCCGCTGGGGGACGCTGCCCGAGCAGGAAACGGTGGAGGGCACCCTGGACGACATCGTGGAACGGGTCCGGGTGGCGGGACTCAAGAACCCGGCCGTGATCGTGGTCGGCGAGGTGTGCCGGATGCGGCCGCACCTGCGCTGGTTCGAGCAAAAGCCCTTGTTCGGGCGGCGGATCCTGGTCACCCGGTCGCGGGAGCAGGCATCCGCGCTGTCGGAGCGGATCACCCGGCTGGGGGGCGAGGCCCTGGAGTTTCCGACCATCGCCATCCGCCCGCCGGACGACTACGGCCCCCTGGACCGGGCTGTCGGTGAGATTGGAAGTTACCAGTGGATCGTGTTCACCAGCGTGAACGGGGTCGACTATTTCTTCAACCGTTTCCGCGAACTGGAGCGGGACATCCGGGAACTCGGCCCGGCGCGGCTCTGCGCTATCGGGCCGCGCACCCGGGAGGCGCTGGTTGGCCGCGGGTTTCAAGTGGCCTACATTCCGGAGGAATACCGGGCCGAGCGGATCGCGGACGGGCTGCGCGCACTTTTGCGCCCCGGGGAGCGGGTGCTCATGCCCCGGGCCGACATCGCGCCGCCGGAGTTGGCCGAGGCGTTGACCCGGGCGGGAGCGGCGGTGAGCGACGTCACCGCCTACCGCACGGCGGCCGTGGACGGGAACGCAGGCCCGGTGCGTCGGCTGCTCGCCGAGGGGCGGGTGCATGCGGTGACCTTTACCAGTTCCTCGACGGTGCGCAACTTCGTGGGCGCCCTGGGGGCGGAAGACGTGCCCGGTCTGTTGTCAGGAGCGGCGGTGATCTGCATCGGGCCGGTGACCGCGCAAACCGCCCGGGAGTTCGGGCTGGAGGTCGCGGCGGTGGCCCGCGAGTATACGATCGACGGCCTGGTCCGGGCCGTGCGGGACTACTTCGGTGGGAGTGAAGGTATTGCTTAG
- the hemC gene encoding hydroxymethylbilane synthase, whose amino-acid sequence MRREVVVGTRASRLALAQADWVVDRLRARYPRVSFVRKEIRTTGDNILETALAKIGDKGLFTKELEQALLDREIDLAVHSMKDLPTRLPEGLAIGAVSIREYPGDVFISRGGERLEELPGGAVLGTSSLRRTAQLLAYRPDLRVVPVRGNVQTRLRKLDEGVVDALVLAWAGMFRLGLTERVTHKIPVAVCLPAVGQGALGIEARADDTEVLEMLRMVDHAPTRAAVQAERTLLRRLEGGCQVPVGALGRLRDGRLVLEAVVASLDGTELVRSQESGPADRPEALGDSLAARLLEMGAAGILARVRAEA is encoded by the coding sequence ATGCGGCGGGAGGTGGTGGTCGGCACGCGCGCGTCCCGGCTGGCCCTGGCGCAGGCCGACTGGGTCGTCGACCGCCTGCGGGCGCGCTACCCGCGAGTGAGCTTTGTGCGCAAGGAAATCCGGACCACCGGGGATAATATCCTGGAAACGGCCCTGGCCAAGATCGGCGACAAGGGCCTTTTTACCAAGGAACTCGAGCAAGCGCTCCTGGACCGGGAAATCGACCTGGCGGTGCACAGCATGAAGGACCTGCCCACCAGGCTGCCGGAGGGCCTGGCCATCGGGGCGGTTTCCATCCGGGAATATCCGGGCGACGTGTTTATTTCCCGCGGCGGGGAGCGGCTGGAGGAACTGCCCGGGGGGGCGGTGCTCGGAACCAGCAGCCTAAGGCGCACGGCCCAGCTCCTGGCCTACCGGCCCGACCTGCGGGTGGTGCCGGTCCGGGGCAACGTCCAGACCCGGCTCCGGAAATTGGACGAGGGTGTGGTGGACGCCCTGGTGCTGGCCTGGGCCGGGATGTTCCGGCTGGGCCTGACGGAGAGAGTCACCCACAAGATCCCGGTGGCCGTGTGCCTGCCGGCGGTCGGCCAAGGGGCGCTGGGGATCGAGGCGCGCGCGGACGACACCGAGGTGCTGGAGATGCTGCGGATGGTCGACCACGCGCCGACGCGGGCGGCGGTGCAGGCCGAGCGGACGTTGTTGCGGCGGCTGGAGGGCGGTTGCCAGGTGCCGGTCGGGGCCCTGGGGCGGCTCCGGGACGGGCGGTTGGTATTGGAGGCGGTGGTGGCCTCCCTGGACGGGACGGAACTGGTGCGGTCCCAAGAGTCCGGCCCGGCGGACCGGCCCGAGGCGCTGGGCGACAGCCTGGCCGCGCGGCTTCTGGAGATGGGGGCCGCCGGGATCCTGGCCCGGGTGCGCGCGGAGGCATAG
- a CDS encoding glutamyl-tRNA reductase — protein sequence MLITVVGLNHRTAPLAVREKLSFPEHTLKEVLRGLNDRDGVESCVVISTCNRTEVYAVLSEEDGLQNIQRFLAERCGSPVEAIKNHTYNYSFGESVRHLFRVSAGLDSMVLGETQILGQVKQAYQFAQQVGTVNWLLNCAFQQALAVGKRVRTETGIDKNPVSISYAAVELARQTLGSLEGREVLIVGAGKMSELTVKHLLSHGVAGVIVSNRSYPRAVELAAQFGGRAVRFDGLYQWMGHADIVISCTAASHYVIRAEPMASVLDERGGRAIFVIDIAVPRDVDPEVGHLPGVVLYDIDSLQSVVDANLAERRRAALAAERIIDAEVREFLLALGSRFVIPTVVALKKRGEEIKQTELERALNRLGGELSERELKVISSMANSIVSQLLHEPITRLKKLALTPEGHFYSDALRKLFNLEPENSGAPMSVGGGTHAGAPTQVGRCTHECRGTHAGHPRQRVGSDCVKGKGG from the coding sequence TTGTTGATTACGGTGGTGGGCCTTAACCACCGTACGGCGCCGCTGGCCGTGCGCGAAAAGCTTTCCTTTCCGGAGCACACCTTGAAAGAGGTGCTGCGGGGCCTCAATGACCGGGATGGTGTCGAAAGCTGCGTGGTTATCTCCACCTGCAACCGTACCGAAGTGTACGCCGTGCTCTCGGAAGAGGACGGCCTTCAGAATATCCAGCGCTTCCTGGCCGAACGCTGCGGCAGCCCGGTCGAGGCGATCAAGAACCACACCTACAACTATTCCTTCGGGGAAAGCGTGCGTCACTTGTTCCGGGTCTCTGCCGGGCTGGACTCCATGGTCCTGGGCGAGACGCAGATCCTGGGCCAGGTGAAGCAGGCCTACCAGTTCGCCCAGCAAGTCGGCACGGTGAACTGGCTTTTGAACTGTGCCTTCCAGCAGGCGCTGGCGGTGGGGAAACGGGTCCGGACGGAAACCGGCATCGACAAAAACCCGGTCTCCATCAGCTACGCGGCCGTGGAGTTGGCGCGGCAGACGCTGGGCAGCCTGGAGGGCCGGGAGGTCCTGATCGTCGGCGCCGGCAAGATGAGCGAGTTGACCGTGAAGCACCTTTTGTCGCACGGGGTGGCCGGGGTGATCGTGTCCAACCGTTCCTACCCCCGGGCGGTTGAGTTGGCCGCCCAGTTCGGGGGGCGGGCGGTCCGCTTCGACGGATTGTACCAGTGGATGGGACACGCCGACATCGTGATCAGTTGCACGGCGGCCAGCCATTACGTGATCCGCGCCGAGCCGATGGCGTCCGTTCTGGATGAGCGCGGGGGGCGGGCCATCTTTGTCATCGACATCGCCGTGCCGCGCGACGTGGACCCGGAAGTGGGGCACCTGCCCGGGGTGGTGCTCTACGACATCGACAGCCTGCAAAGTGTGGTCGACGCCAACCTGGCCGAACGGCGGCGGGCCGCGCTGGCGGCGGAACGGATCATCGACGCTGAGGTGCGCGAGTTCCTGCTGGCGCTCGGGTCGCGCTTCGTCATCCCCACCGTGGTGGCCTTGAAAAAGCGCGGCGAGGAGATCAAGCAGACCGAGCTGGAGCGGGCGTTGAACCGGCTGGGGGGTGAGCTCTCCGAGCGGGAGCTCAAGGTGATCAGTTCCATGGCCAATTCCATTGTCAGTCAACTGCTGCACGAGCCGATCACCCGGCTCAAGAAATTGGCGTTGACGCCCGAGGGCCACTTCTACTCGGACGCCCTGCGGAAACTGTTCAACCTGGAGCCGGAGAACAGCGGGGCACCCATGTCAGTGGGTGGGGGTACCCACGCCGGGGCACCCACGCAAGTGGGTCGGTGTACCCACGAATGTCGGGGCACCCACGCGGGGCACCCGCGCCAGCGGGTCGGGTCGGACTGCGTGAAGGGGAAGGGCGGCTGA
- a CDS encoding bifunctional precorrin-2 dehydrogenase/sirohydrochlorin ferrochelatase: protein MSALYPVLVKLEGEPCLVIGGGRVAERKVRSLLEAHARVRVISPGLTAGLQALADAGEIEHRRGEYRPGDVEGAFLVISATNDPAANRLVAADCRARRILLNAVDDPENCSFFVPASVRRGDLTIAVSTGGQSPLLARKLREKLALEYGPLYGDYLALIGRIRHNIIRSVSDPVKKEQLLEALCAPEILDTLAKGDYDRVKELVGIVDYGGGP, encoded by the coding sequence ATGTCTGCCTTATATCCGGTCCTGGTCAAGCTTGAGGGTGAACCCTGCCTGGTGATCGGCGGGGGACGGGTCGCGGAACGCAAGGTGCGCTCCCTGCTGGAAGCGCACGCGCGGGTGCGGGTGATCAGCCCCGGGCTCACCGCCGGCCTGCAGGCCCTGGCGGACGCTGGGGAGATCGAACACCGGCGGGGTGAATACCGGCCCGGCGACGTGGAGGGTGCCTTTCTGGTGATCAGCGCCACCAACGATCCGGCGGCCAACCGGTTGGTGGCCGCGGACTGCCGGGCGCGGCGCATCCTCTTGAACGCGGTTGACGACCCGGAGAACTGCAGCTTTTTCGTACCCGCCTCGGTGCGCCGGGGCGACCTCACCATCGCCGTCTCCACCGGCGGCCAAAGCCCCTTGCTGGCCCGCAAGCTCCGGGAAAAGCTTGCGCTTGAGTACGGCCCCCTGTACGGGGACTACCTTGCACTTATCGGCCGAATACGCCATAATATCATTCGGAGCGTGTCCGACCCGGTCAAGAAAGAGCAACTGCTGGAGGCGCTTTGTGCGCCGGAGATCTTGGACACGCTGGCGAAAGGCGACTACGACAGGGTGAAGGAGCTGGTAGGCATTGTTGATTACGGTGGTGGGCCTTAA